The following proteins are co-located in the Doryrhamphus excisus isolate RoL2022-K1 chromosome 3, RoL_Dexc_1.0, whole genome shotgun sequence genome:
- the spag17 gene encoding sperm-associated antigen 17 isoform X3: MSQIVKFMLLQIKDSDQQRRKTEQSEETSASTKDKGGGKGKDKKLKEEAPAKPKTKLKRRDDVEPPKYIDDEPEDGPQHYILLLGFHKPHLVGTLEPAGIHVSNIIKLSATHPTHDDLQQEEEEQENSETDTKSEEIAAKEKWDAQAKELDNFWSGFRQVLDNSLATSRLHNVAQLEYTVPDILTTVDPEDPEAVMGLATQMFDGVAHLIYDCLDWRRQHQHYIATTEFIAVPSVVTVDPSQPPEPPPVLLPQSKKSGRPPPPKKVQVPLTTDVDMNHYNRLLDKIPPEACSVPLILHCMLEQVVLIVLSSEQPPQPNVSDEPEPQNVPPLDHQLVGQMLHSVLPVVHADERRHLLYSLLSTVNSEEDKEMIKEQFEETPKKPEHPVIIRHHDERALRLIGVNEIQDFDLGEVEAAMMMWSPVWKLIVSVAQRHSSSCWRAIKQQLQHQCTDDEVSWPQVERLIHQSVFESMQLSKVDEKGVLAKDSGTLGMVESVKQHPIIPWDNPLSFAKKNLRKKGPKFVEDCTTTQVNKPQEDHLSLADIQSCRQRSLLDWHYVEHYDATILPQVLQSAAQQYRCLDTLRGSHNNVMYIFCHNPIHPNRFCNEFWNVDMHTDVKFRMYLEHVADTITEWTEKEELKRQQLESTNVHRAEAPRGPTRSLEDEEESKEPFITKDSLKASLLEEERQKEEESKKGKKSGKASKGKQTDEPKSVESKKSEKSVPAGGKHNSTSALIADQSHAGKVDDKEESNTGFTGFQMDGMLIHLSGHLQYLFPSDGGHVTVESIKYMAGSSMLKVDVRKDGHHFYTHISHVVNPARTDIKEHMKMTTVKRRSFSALLDNGVQLSFSFYGPTGEYKDNQKVTESHKETERGPQKLMEPEPEPEPTLNPCTEDTPNSDNGPAEVCEDQSQESPCPFNSLNMSLPSGQLLHFMRDEEEQSMMVRLSFHTPGHQHPSLSKEASRTITGQGAVIRYMQDGSSEVLFADGSVSTSTDSGPVWAQEIDLPSTDEQNSEETPPSPPPPPSPPPRGFWTTTTPSGARISTIGSTHQYNPTIALLTYKTSDPITQDMMLSREDLVVSVQKPDGSLKVEHADGTRITTLYHDRSPRMQDDMQPTGETAAGSPETPAKEKVVLVENEAFATVVMYPERHMAEIWLVDGTVITGNKKGAYQVVPSSTGLLQIQSHGKFVYTSGPPQDNFPAYIMSHTDTMTFCVTDPDGNHFQVMEDGQVTVLNIGPPPCMLQEVEEEEEEEDNTEVSVSLVKDRGHYPRLFLVHEDGSGLELLSSQTVSELLYQAHLDPTVALLKDPLPDTQDEFGITILKPSHESVRSKWVQERQNPEVMPQNLGSRGLHDFPCVERSSPAFETTTVQSPTLGNCTGSAVSTVDLQNCPKVLEIRELYQHRAITRRLKNIVDMRLKEYIGSLMGKAMWSADVMLKEPRTEEERVHAGVLLTQSLTKEEDECCVLESRTPGDIGSLYSQAMQPPEEVLEVPEDLTVVPSASCEVKESKWTDRLEQYRQELFEVKACIDALRKKLVVPYFHPENTSVHQNFRLHGSPDIWKPTFPGPDGTDEAYHFDILQDNMQWPSIPMPTHSASQAVVRNRTPGVMPPTAGQSSWMDFYGPLRSTQADVSREPKQMTMRLPSTIVSSKPFSVPNYHFRSVEDPVRRRCRTISLADPGTVIRGFELRPSSIDFGTQKEGTSSAITVVMKNVGVDTCRFHVKQPPISSGLRVKYHPGPVPAGLHVELQIELFAMCQVHEGYMDPNNYIFHDIVIRTETDIIYLPVMAIVLPERFYDIWLKGQSSTRKKRCRAPKQSSSLPAGQRLGQNAPSAPGAYATAHTGGFAQKNTFKWSTPLH; this comes from the exons ATGTCACAAATAGTCAAGTTTATGCTCCTGCAGATCAAAGATAGCGACCAGCAGAGGAGAAAAACAGAGCAA TCTGAGGAGACATCTGCATCCACCAAAGACAAAGGAGGCGGCAAAGGCAAAGACAAAAAGTTAAAGGAGGAGGCACCTgccaaaccaaaaacaaagcTGAAACGCAGGGATGATGTGGAGCCGCCCAAGTACATAG ACGATGAGCCAGAAGACGGCCCTCAACACTACATCCTGCTCCTGGGCTTTCACAAGCCTCACCTGGTGGGGACATTGGAGCCTGCAGGTATACACGTTTCCAACATCATCAAGTTGAGCGCCACGCACCCAACGCATGACGATCTGCAAcaggaggaagaagaacaagagAACTCTGAGACCGATACCAAAT CGGAAGAAATTGCTGCTAAAGAGAAGTGGGATGCTCAGGCCAAGGAGCTGGACAACTTCTGGTCTGGTTTTAGACAAGTGTTAGACAACAGCCTAGCAACCTCCCGGCTGCACAATGTGGCTCAGCTGGAGTACACGGTCCCGGACATCCTGACGACCGTTGACCCGGAGGATCCCGAGGCTGTG ATGGGGTTAGCTACACAAATGTTTGATGGTGTAGCCCATCTTATCTACGACTGTCTGGACTGGCGAAGGCAGCACCAACACTACATTGCCACCACCGAGTTCATAGCAGTGCCCTCTGTGGTCACGGTGGACCCCTCTCAACCTCCAGAG CCTCCACCAGTTTTATTGCCACAGTCCAAAAAGTCAGGGCGCCCGCCTCCTCCAA aaaaGGTACAGGTGCCTCTCACCACTGATGTGGACATGAATCACTACAACAGACTCCTGGACAAGATCCCACCTGAGGCCTGCTCGGTGCCACTGATCTTGCACTGCATGCTGGAGCAGGTTGTGCTG ATTGTGTTGTCAAGTGAGCAGCCACCTCAGCCAAATGTGTCTGATGAGCCGGAGCCTCAGAATGTTCCCCCTCTGGACCATCAGCTGGTAGGTCAAATGCTCCACAGCGTCCTGCCTGTGGTCCATGCAGATGAGAGGAGACACCTGCTGTATAGTTTGTTGAGCACAGTAAACAGCGAAGAGGACAAGGAG ATGATTAAGGAGCAGTTTGAAGAGACTCCCAAGAAACCTGAGCACCCTGTGATCATCAGACACCATGATGAAAGAGCACTACGCTTAATTGGTGTAAAC GAGATTCAGGATTTTGATCTAGGCGAGGTGGAGGCAGCCATGATGATGTGGTCACCAGTATGGAAGCTGATTGTCTCTGTGGCTCAGCGGCACAGCAGCTCCTGCTGGAGGGCCATCAAGCAACAACTCCAGCACCAGTGCACTGATG ATGAGGTGTCATGGCCGCAGGTGGAGCGCCTCATTCACCAGAGTGTGTTTGAGAGCATGCAGCTCTCAAAGGTGGATGAAAAAGGTGTACTGGCAAAAGATTCCGGAACTCTGGGCATGGTGGAATCAGTTAAACAACACCCCATAATCCCATGGGACAACCCGCTGTCTTTTGCCAAGAAGAACCTGCGCAAGAAAG GGCCAAAGTTTGTAGAAGACTGTACTACCACACAg GTCAACAAGCCACAAGAGGATCATCTATCCCTGGCAGACATTCAGAGTTGTCGACAAAGGTCTCTCTTGGATTGGCACTATGTGGAACATTATGACGCTACCATCTTACCTCAG GTCCTCCAGTCAGCCGCCCAACAATATCGCTGTCTGGACACCCTCCGAGGAAGTCATAATAACGTCATGTACATTTTCTGCCACAATCCCATACATCCTAATCGCTTCTGCAATGAATTCTGGAATGTAGACATGCACACGGATGTCAAGTTCAG GATGTATTTGGAGCACGTAGCAGACACCATTACAGAGTGGACTGAGAAAGAGGAGCTTAAGAGACAACAATTAGAGAGCACTAATGTGCACCGTGCAGAAGCTCCAAGAGGTCCAACAC GCTCGTTAGAAGATGAAGAGGAATCAAAGGAGCCATTCATCACTAAAGACTCCCTTAAA GCTTCCTtgttggaggaggagaggcaAAAGGAAGAGGAATCCAAGAAAGGTAAGAAGTCAGGGAAGGCATCCAAGGGGAAGCAGACGGATGAACCGAAGTCTGTGGAGTCCAAGAAAAGTGAGAAATCTGTGCCGGCTGGAGGGAAGCACAACAGCACCTCAGCCTTGATTGCAGACCAGTCCCATGCCGGTAAAGTGGATGACAAAGAGGAGTCCAACACT GGATTCACAGGCTTTCAAATGGATGGAATGTTGATCCATTTGTCGGGCCATCTCCAGTACCTCTTCCCATCCGATGGAGGTCACGTTACCGTGGAGAGCATCAAGTACATGGCAG GTTCCAGTATGCTGAAAGTGGACGTGAGGAAGGATGGTCATCATTTCTACACACACATTAGCCATGTTGTCAACCCAGCAAGAACTGACATTAAAG AACATATGAAGATGACCACAGTGAAGAGGCGCTCCTTTTCGGCCCTGTTAGATAACGGCGTCCAGCTCTCATTCAGTTTCTATGGGCCAACGGGAGAATACAAAG ACAATCAAAAGGTCACAGAAAGTCACAAGGAAACCGAAAGAGGGCCACAAAAGTTGAtggaaccagaaccagaaccagaaccgaCCCTGAATCCTTGCACGGAAGACACCCCAAATAGTGACAATGGCCCTGCTGAG GTGTGTGAAGACCAATCACAAGAGTCCCCATGTCCATTCAACAGCCTCAACATGTCCCTCCCAAGCGGCCAACTGCTGCATTTCATGCGTGATGAAG AGGAGCAGAGTATGATGGTACGACTGAGTTTTCACACTCCGGGTCACCAGCACCCCTCCCTCTCCAAAGAGGCGTCCCGCACAATCACCGGCCAAGGAGCCGTGATCCGATACATGCAGGATGGCTCCTCTGAG GTGCTCTTTGCAGATGGGTCAGTCAGCACCAGCACGGATTCTGGTCCAGTGTGGGCGCAAGAAATTGACCTCCCCTCCACAGACG AGCAAAATTCAGAGGagactcctccttctcctcctcctcctccttcacctcctcctcGAGGTTTTTGGACAACTACGACTCCCTCCGGTGCTCGAATCAGTACTATTGGTAGCACACACCAATATAACCCAACGATCGCTCTTCTAACCTACAAGACGTCAGACCCGATCACACAAGAT ATGATGCTGAGCCGGGAAGATCTTGTGGTTTCAGTCCAGAAGCCAGATGGATCTTTGAAGGTTGAACATGCAGATGGAACCAGGATCACCACACTTTACCACGACAGGTCACCAAGGATGCAAGATGACATGCAGCCTACGGGTGAGACTGCAGCAGGGAGCCCTGAAACACCCGCCAAAGAGAAGGTGGTGTTGGTGGAGAATGAGGCTTTTGCCACCGTGGTGATGTACCCGGAACGACACATGGCTGAAATCTGGTTGGTGGATGGGACCGTCATCACTGGGAACAAGAAGGGAGCCTATCAG GTGGTCCCATCCAGTACTGGGCTCCTGCAGATCCAAAGTCATGGCAAGTTTGTGTACACCAGTGGGCCCCCTCAGGATAACTTCCCCGCTTACATTATGAGCCATACAGACACAATGACCTTTTGCGTAACGGACCCTGATGGAAACCACTTCCAG GTGATGGAAGATGGCCAGGTAACAGTGCTTAACATTGGCCCACCTCCATGCATGCTTCAGGAggttgaggaggaggaggaagaggaggacaacACAGAGGTGTCAGTGAGTCTTGTGAAGGACAGAGGACATTATCCCAG GCTCTTCCTAGTGCATGAGGATGGTTCTGGTCTTGAACTTCTGAGTTCTCAAACTGTGTCAGAGCTGCTGTACCAGGCCCACTTAGACCCTACTGTGGCTCTGTTGAAGGACCCGCTGCCAGACACACAAG ATGAGTTTGGCATCACCATCTTGAAGCCCAGCCATGAGAGCGTGCGCTCCAAATGGGTGCAGGAAAGGCAGAACCCTGAAGTCATGCCTCAGAACCTCGGCTCCCGCGGCTTGCACGACTTCCCTTGTGTCGAG AGGTCAAGTCCTGCATTTGAGACCACTACGGTACAAAGTCCTACCTTGGGAAACTGTACCGGTTCTGCAGTATCCACTGTAGACCTGCAGAACTGCCCTAAGGTCCTAGAAATTAGGGAACTTTACCAGCACAGAGCCATCACCAGAAGACTTAAGAACATTGTGGATATGCGACTAAAG GAGTACATTGGGAGTTTGATGGGGAAGGCTATGTGGTCAGCAGATGTGATGCTCAAGGAGCCTCGCACTGAAGAGGAGCGTGTCCATGCAGGTGTTCTGCTCACTCAG TCTCTGACGAAGGAAGAGGATGAATGCTGCGTCCTTGAAAGCAGGACCCCTG GGGATATTGGCAGCCTCTACAGCCAAGCCATGCAACCTCCAGAGGAGGTATTGGAAGTTCCTGAGGATCTCACCGTTGTACCCAGCGCCAG CTGTGAGGTGAAAGAGTCAAAGTGGACAGATCGACTGGAGCagtacag ACAGGAGCTTTTTGAGGTGAAAGCTTGCATAGATGCCCTGAGGAAGAAGCTTGTTGTGCCATACTTCCACCCAGAAAACACCTCAGTACACCAG AATTTTCGCCTCCATGGAAGTCCGGACATTTGGAAGCCAACCTTTCCCGGGCCAGACGGTACAGACGAGGCCTACCACTTTGACATCCTACAAGATAAta TGCAATGGCCATCCATCCCAATGCCTACTCATTCTGCCAG TCAGGCAGTCGTGAGGAACAGGACACCTGGGGTGATGCCTCCAACTGCAG GTCAAAGCAGTTGGATGGACTTCTATGGCCCACTTAGATCAACCCAGGCGGATGTGAGCAGGGAGCCCAAGCAGATGACTATGAGACTGCCGTCAACGATTGTCAGCTCTAAACCCTTCAGTGTGCCAAATTATCAC TTCCGCTCTGTGGAGGATCCAGTGCGGCGCAGATGTCGTACCATTTCGCTGGCTGACCCGGGTACCGTCATTAGGGGCTTTGAACTCCGCCCGTCCAGCATTGACTTTGGGACACAGAAGGAGGGTACATCCTCTGCCATCACTGTGGTGATGAAGAATGTGGGCGTGGACACCTGCAG ATTCCACGTCAAGCAACCGCCAATCTCTTCAGGCCTGCGTGTCAAATACCATCCAGGGCCT GTGCCTGCAGGGTTGCACGTTGAACTGCAGATTGAGCTCTTTGCTATGTGTCAAGTCCACGAAGGCTACATGGACCCCAACAATTACATCTTCCATGACATTGTCATCCGCACAGAGACTGACATCATCTATCTGCCTGTCATGGCCA TCGTCCTACCTGAGCGCTTCTATGACATTTGGCTCAAGGGTCAGTCCAGCACACGCAAGAAACGCTGCAGGGCGCCCAAACAGTCTTCCAGCCTTCCAGCAGGTCAGCGGCTTGGACAGAATGCCCCCAGTGCACCAGGGGCTTATGCTACAGCACACACAGGTGGATTTGCACAAAAGAACACATTTAAATGGAGTACACCATTGCATTGA